The genome window GCCCTGCTGTACTCGGGACTCGACGGCGGTACCGGGCGGCTGTTCGTGGTCCTGCTGTTCGCGAACGCACTCGCGCTCGCGCTCGGTCACGACTACAAGCGCTGACCGTCAACGTCTGACCCTCGCCGAGGCCCGACCGAACCGCCCGTCCGAACGCCCTCCGATCGCCGACGCGTCGCGTGGACACCGGCGCTTCGCCTCCTGCCCTCCACCTCTGTTCGCTCCCCGCTGCCCTCCCGACCTCCCGCCCTTCCCCCGCTTTCGTTCCTCCCGCCAGCGTCCCGCTCTCGAAGCGCTTACCCCCGCCCCGATCCGACTGGGCGTATGAGCGACGAGACCCGCGTCGAGTGGCGCGACTGGGGCCCCGAGGCGTTCGCCGAGGCCGACGAGCGCGACCGCCCGGTGCTGCTCTCGCTGTCGGCCACCTGGTGCGAGGGCTGTCACGAGATGGACGCGATCACCTACGCGGAGCCGCGGATCGCGGCCAACGTCAACGAGGGGTTCGTCCCCGTCCGCGTCGACGTCGACCGCCACCCGCGGGTGCGCGAGCGGTACAACATGGGCGGGTTTCCCACCACGGCCTTCCTCACGCCCGAGGGGACGCTGCTGACCGGCGCGGGCTATCTCGACGTCGACGGGATGCGGCAGGTGCTCGAATCGGTCCGCGAGATGTGGGCCGACAAGGGCCGCGAGGCCGGGCGCGTTCCGCGCGCGCTCGACGCCGACCTGCCGCCCCGCGGCGAGCTGACGGACGAGATAGAGAGCCACCTGGCGGGCCAGCTGGAGGCGAAGTACGACGCCGAGAACGCCGGCTGGGGGACGGACGCGAAGTTCCCGCTGCCCCGCACCGTCGAGTTCGCGCTGAAGCGCGACCGGAACCGCGCGCTCCGGACGCTCGACGCGGTCCGCGACCACCTCACCGACGACGTCGACGGCGGGTTCTTCCGCTACGCGGCCACCCGTGACTGGGGCGACGTCGCCTACGAGAAGCCGCTCGACACGAACGCGGCCGTGACGCGGGCGTTCGCGAACGCCTTCCTCTACACCGGCGACGAGGCGTACCTCGACCCCGCGCTCGACGCCGTCTCCTTCCTCACCGGCGACCTCTGGACCGGCTACGGCGTCGGCGGCAGCCTCGGGCCCGGACTCGGCCGCGCCTACTACGCGGCGCCGGCCGCGGACCGCGAGGACCTCGACGAGCCGCGTCGCGACCTGACCGTCTTCGCCGGCGGCAACGCGCTCGCCGCGGACGCGCTGTTCGCGGTCGCCGCCTACACCGACGACGAGCGCGCCCGCGAGTACGCCGGCCGGATCCTCGACGGCCTCGAACGCGACCTGATCGACGCCGACAGCGGTGCGGTGACCCACTACCGCGGCAGCGACGAGGCGGGCGAGACCGACCTGCTGGAGGACGCCGCCCGCGTCGTCGGGGCGTACGTCCGCGCCGCCGGCGTGCGCGGCGAGGGGGCCGACGTCGCCCGCGCGGTCGCGGACCGGGCGATCGACCGCCTCCACGTCGACGGCTCGTTCGTCGACGGGCCGCGCTCGGGGCCGGGGCTGCTCGACCGGTCGTTCCGCCCGCTCGACGCCAACGTCGAGATGGCGTCGTCGCTGCTCGACTTGGCGGCGCTCACCGGCGAGGAGCGCTACCGCGAGGTCGCCCGGGAGACCGCCGAGGCGTTCGCCGGGGCCACCGACCGGCTGAGCGTACAGGTCGCCGACTACGGGAGCCTCGCGGGGCGGCTCCGGCGCGGGACGACCGTCATCGCGGTCGGGACCGAGCCCGGGAGCGACCTCCACCGCGCCGCGTGGCGGGTCGCCGACCACGAGAAGGTGATCGCGCCGAACGCCCACGACGCCGACGCGCCCGCGCCGCGGACGGTCCCGGAGGGGACGGCGGTCGTCCTCGCGGGCGACGAGCGCTCCGAGCCGGCGGAAACCCCGGACGAGTTGATGGCCCGCGTCGGCGACGTCCTGGCGTAGTCCTCGCCGACGCGACGGATAAAAATCGTCGCGCCGCGCTGACGTCGGCGAGCCCGCCGACCCCTCGCTCCGGATCGTAAACGGGCGACGCGTTTATACGGGTGCCGGGGCATCCCCGGGTATGGCATCTCTTCGCGACTTGGGCCTCTCCGAGTACGAGGCCCGGGCGTACCGCGCGCTGCTTCGGACCGGGCCGACGACGGCGAAGGACCTCTCGCGGGCCAGCGAGGTTCCGATGGGACGGATCTACGACGTGCTCAACAGCTTAGAGCAGCACAGTCTGGTCCGCAGTCAGGCCGCCAGCCGGCCGAAGAAGTACGTCGCGGTCGAGCCGGACGCCGCGCTCGACCGCCTGCTCGACGAGAAGAAGCAGGAGCTACAGACGCGGGCCGAGCAGTACGAGTCGGTCGTCGACGACCTCTCGGCCGAGCTCGACGCGGGCGAGCCGGTCGACGGCCAGTTCTGGACCGCGGCGGTCGGCGCCGAGGAGGCGACGGACCTCCTCTTGGAGCGGATCGCGGCCGCGGAGCGCCGGATCGTCATGGTGGCCGGCGCGCCCGCGACCGGCTTCGACCTCGGCACGATCGGCGAGCGCGTGACCGCCGAGCTGGAGGGCGCGCTCGACCGCGGCGTGGAGATCCGGGTGCTGCTCTCGCCGGAGACGGTCGACGAGCTCCCGCGGAGCGTCGGCCGGCGGTACACGTCGGAGCTGGCCGACATGGACGGGTTCGAGGTCCGGACGACGCCGGGCGTCGACGGAACCTTCAACGTGTTCGACGAGATCGAGGTCTGCATCGAGGTGCCGCACCCGCTGTCGGCGGACGAGCCGTTCGCGATGATCGACGTGAAGGACATCGAGTTCGCGACGAGCGTGAAAGACCAGTTCGAGCCGCGCTGGGCGGAGGCGGAGCCGCTGACGTTCGGATAGGTGGCTGGCGACGACCGTTTATAAATGGCAGTGCGGCG of Halorubrum trapanicum contains these proteins:
- a CDS encoding DUF255 domain-containing protein; protein product: MSDETRVEWRDWGPEAFAEADERDRPVLLSLSATWCEGCHEMDAITYAEPRIAANVNEGFVPVRVDVDRHPRVRERYNMGGFPTTAFLTPEGTLLTGAGYLDVDGMRQVLESVREMWADKGREAGRVPRALDADLPPRGELTDEIESHLAGQLEAKYDAENAGWGTDAKFPLPRTVEFALKRDRNRALRTLDAVRDHLTDDVDGGFFRYAATRDWGDVAYEKPLDTNAAVTRAFANAFLYTGDEAYLDPALDAVSFLTGDLWTGYGVGGSLGPGLGRAYYAAPAADREDLDEPRRDLTVFAGGNALAADALFAVAAYTDDERAREYAGRILDGLERDLIDADSGAVTHYRGSDEAGETDLLEDAARVVGAYVRAAGVRGEGADVARAVADRAIDRLHVDGSFVDGPRSGPGLLDRSFRPLDANVEMASSLLDLAALTGEERYREVARETAEAFAGATDRLSVQVADYGSLAGRLRRGTTVIAVGTEPGSDLHRAAWRVADHEKVIAPNAHDADAPAPRTVPEGTAVVLAGDERSEPAETPDELMARVGDVLA
- a CDS encoding TrmB family transcriptional regulator encodes the protein MASLRDLGLSEYEARAYRALLRTGPTTAKDLSRASEVPMGRIYDVLNSLEQHSLVRSQAASRPKKYVAVEPDAALDRLLDEKKQELQTRAEQYESVVDDLSAELDAGEPVDGQFWTAAVGAEEATDLLLERIAAAERRIVMVAGAPATGFDLGTIGERVTAELEGALDRGVEIRVLLSPETVDELPRSVGRRYTSELADMDGFEVRTTPGVDGTFNVFDEIEVCIEVPHPLSADEPFAMIDVKDIEFATSVKDQFEPRWAEAEPLTFG